The following proteins come from a genomic window of Hydractinia symbiolongicarpus strain clone_291-10 chromosome 2, HSymV2.1, whole genome shotgun sequence:
- the LOC130630427 gene encoding uncharacterized protein LOC130630427, giving the protein MGKALEEDALNVPKGTIINQNTEAVPFYLVGDEIVPLKTWLMRPDPGSVLTSEEKRIFNYRLSRARRVIENAFGILSTRWRIFHKPIKATVKNVEDYTLACLSLHNYLRQTDNAMYTPQGFLDSESKDGQIKKGEWRSMRKIFTTMFQNLNPIRGSRYSKDALQMRNTITDYVNSAVGAVSWQYDYIRRTSHHSFGS; this is encoded by the coding sequence ATGGGAAAGGCATTGGAAGAAGATGCATTGAATGTTCCCAAGGGCACGATTATTAATCAAAACACCGAAGCAGTTCCTTTTTATCTTGTTGGAGATGAAATTGTTCCTCTTAAAACTTGGTTAATGAGACCCGACCCTGGATCTGTTCTTACCAGTGAAGAAAAGAGAATCTTTAATTATCGGCTTTCCAGAGCAAGAAGGGTAATTGAGAACGCATTTGGCATCCTTAGCACCAGATGGAGAATCTTTCACAAGCCCATCAAAGCTACCGTTAAAAATGTGGAAGATTACACTCTCGCTTGCCTCAGTCTTCATAACTATTTGAGACAAACCGACAACGCTATGTATACTCCGCAGGGTTTCCTTGACTCTGAAAGCAAAGATGGTCAGATTAAGAAGGGAGAGTGGAGGTCGATGAGAAAAATTTTTACAACGATGTTTCAAAACCTAAATCCGATTCGCGGGTCTAGATATAGTAAAGATGCCCTTCAAATGAGGAATACTATTACAGATTATGTTAATAGTGCTGTTGGTGCAGTCTCGTGGCAATACGATTATATAAGGAGAACAAGTCACCACTCTTTCGGTTCttag
- the LOC130630425 gene encoding uncharacterized protein LOC130630425 — translation MWQCADGIPLSLIGGLVMIPQKHKEPARFQYNSGFFITTNIMPDFGNGVDGEAILRRLEVFETKTLRVKDNSITKWMRMHCMEIFVYVASQLKDISLFTSETNVAKKNQVGAVYNDVDCDPSVFLDEEQTLEASSSCLSTRVQIENAVPQEAIDYAIIAADDRDGILYHALNFDHELFDIENKLHSAEYMRKMYEIAAGAWEEICPLINNDETLVAFKRRKRINWQGSDTFYDTWLLATNSCRDCFPTKEMKELYPDWAQLIEQDEDEGEGSSHDREENEEEEEETNEEEEGHREEEETEEHEINAKSTKPVSTVKQEYMPFCPANNSTAFIDLVSDDESVPEISSVKLELFSADNSTTSLDCDVICISSDEEDN, via the exons ATGTGGCAATGTGCAGATGGGATACCACTTTCTCTTATAGGCGGCTTGGTTATGATCCCGCAAAAACACAAAGAACCGGCCCGTTTTCAATACAATTcgggtttttttataacaactaaTATAATGCCGGACTTCGGAAATGGTGTAGATGGTGAGGCTATCCTGCGTCGTCTTGAAGTTTTCGAAACTAAGACACTTCGAGTGAAGGACAATAGCATAACAA AGTGGATGAGAATGCACTGCATGGAAATATTTGTGTACGTTGCCAGCCAGTTGAAAGACATCTCGCTTTTCACCAGCGAAACCAATGTTGCGAAGAAAAATCAAGTAGGCGCTGTGTACAACGACGTTGATTGCGATCCGTCGGTCTTCTTGGACGAAGAGCAAACATTGGAAGCATCTAGCAGTTGTCTAAGCACACGAGTTCAGATTGAGAATGCAGTTCCGCAAGAGGCTATCGACTATGCCATTATTGCGGCCGACGATAGGGATGGCATTTTGTACCATGCGCTTAACTTTGATCATGAACTGTTTGACATAGAAAACAAGTTACACAGTGCTGAATATATGCGCAAAATGTACGAGATAGCCGCTGGGGCATGGGAGGAAATCTGCCCATTAATTAATAACGATGAGACCTTGGTAGCATTCAAACGCCGTAAAAGGATCAACTGGCAGGGTAGTGACACGTTCTACGACACGTGGTTGCTTGCTACAAACTCCTGCCGCGATTGCTTCCCGACGAAAGAAATGAAGGAGCTCTACCCTGATTGGGCACAACTAATTGAGCAAGACGAAGACGAAGGAGAAGGTAGTAGCCACGACCGCGAAGAGAAcgaggaagaagaagaggaaacaaACGAAGAGGAGGAAGGTCATAgggaagaagaagaaacagaaGAACATGAAATCAATGCTAAGTCGACAAAACCTGTTTCCACTGTTAAGCAAGAATATATGCCGTTTTGTCCAGCAAATAACAGTACTGCTTTTATAGACCTCGTGTCAGATGATGAAAGTGTTCCTGAAATTTCTTCAGTAAAATTAGAGCTATTTTCCGCAGATAATTCAACCACTTCTCTCGATTGTGATGTTATCTGCATTAGTTCGGACGAAgaagacaattaa
- the LOC130630424 gene encoding uncharacterized protein LOC130630424: protein MANRQLRSEVLKRALKACIVQPVIRKYQVVAVRAMWGSDVDAREVIWGKRMQMENILLSNEQVSCFFSCITYMARPRKRKSMRNEGEEEEGADSSSEGDNRNGANAPETFPGISFWIACDLPNCTLSQFETNLSKSFMQAGLNLTTCNAIQTRGKYLNLLVLEILSMFFEYFTPHLIFVGKTSALQAFSGSLYQVLKDHNREEAKRIVEISHRTMIRSAARDEGVQLDHVAVMESEQYSMKPCQLILTKNIDKEVYQDVIRGLSEIRFTSLDLKVIDKSEGTEVTIPVKPTNKLCQSVDIVRRMMERNSFGLCNGGVYKKIGESRYTYVYCCSVKSYLYRSLKNKAIANEITPNLRELVFLLSDGECQIIDQITLDYNYIECLPNGVCYNIAKKCFDVKPNLKGSPRAFVRYFHREGKNPEPKPFIEGVENSFPDRNVRLRFYQKWYQILLAGQYPMKEKKLLLVGPPDSGKTSWFAPFQGN from the exons ATGGCTAACAGGCAACTGCGAAGTGAAGTTTTGAAACGCGCCCTGAAGGCATGCATCGTCCAACCGGTAATAAGAAAATATCAGGTAGTAGCCGTTCGTGCGATGTGGGGAAGTGATGTTGATGCCCGCGAGGTCATTTGGGGCAAGAGAATGCAGATGGAGAACATATTGCTTAGCAACGAACAAGtatcctgttttttttcttgtattaccTATATGGCCAGACCTCGTAAGAGAAAGTCGATGAGGAATGAAGGGGAGGAAGAAGAAGGAGCCGACTCTAGCAGTGAAGGTGATAACAGAAACGGCGCAAATGCGCctgaaacatttcctggcatTTCTTTCTGGATCGCGTGCGACTTGCCAAACTGTACCTTAagtcaatttgaaacaaatttgtcGAAGTCTTTTATGCAAGCCGGGTTGAATTTAACAACGTGCAATGCTATACAGACAAGAGGTAAATACTTGAACCTTTTAGTACTTGAAATACTGTCAATGTTTTTCGAATATTTTACGCCACATTTGATATTTGTAGGCAAAACCAGTGCATTGCAAGCATTCTCAGGATCGTTATACCAAGTCTTGAAAGACCACAATAGGGAAGAAGCAAAACGGATAGTTGAGATATCCCATCGCACAATGATTAGGAGTGCAGCTAGAGATGAAGGTGTTCAACTTGACCACGTTGCTGTAATGGAAAGCGAACAGTACTCGATGAAACCCTGTCAGTTAattctaacaaaaaatattgataaagagGTATATCAAGATGTAATTCGTGGTTTATCCGAAATCAGATTTACATCGCTTGATTTAAAAGTAATTGATAAATCGGAAG GCACAGAAGTAACTATTCCCGTTAAGCCAACTAACAAACTTTGTCAATCCGTGGATATAGTTCGAAGGATGATGGAGAGGAATAGCTTTGGACTGTGCAATGGaggtgtatacaaaaaaataggaGAAAGCAGATACACATACGTTTACTGTTGTTCGGTGAAAAGCTATCTCTATCGCTCGTTGAAAAACAAAGCAATCGCCAACGAAATTACGCCAAATTTACGAGAGTTGGTATTTTTGCTGTCGGACGGCGAGTGTCAAATAATTGATCAAATAACTCTGGATTACAATTACATTGAATGCTTGCCAAATGGAGTTTGTTATAACATCGCCAAAAAATGTTTCGATGTCAAGCCAAATTTAAAGGGATCTCCCCGAGCATTCGTACGGTACTTTCATCGTGAGGGAAAAAATCCCGAACCAAAGCCATTTATAGAAG GTGTCGAAAATAGTTTCCCAGATAGAAATGTGCGGTTgcgtttttatcaaaaatggtaCCAAATTTTGCTCGCCGGTCAGTATCCcatgaaagaaaagaaattgttgCTGGTAGGTCCTCCTGATAGTGGAAAGACTAGTTGGTTTGCTCCATTTCAAGGTAATTAA